Proteins from one Pirellulaceae bacterium genomic window:
- a CDS encoding DUF2238 domain-containing protein → MGAAYFYGTRGNWEFIAYLGVTIVIGLIVMATARKSGLDHAVLWMLSIWGLLHMLGGILPVGDTVLYGWRIIPLIDRGGDFFILKMDQVVHFYGFMVAAMVMHQLIAKRSVDWVHPGMLIFFAAIGSLGLSAVNEIIEFLAFATLEETGVGDIYNMGLDLIFNALGAVVGATFQQFRFSRNQ, encoded by the coding sequence TTGGGAGCAGCGTATTTCTATGGAACTCGTGGGAACTGGGAATTCATCGCTTATCTTGGCGTAACGATTGTCATCGGACTGATCGTGATGGCTACTGCCCGAAAGTCTGGCCTGGATCACGCGGTTCTCTGGATGCTTTCGATCTGGGGATTATTGCACATGCTGGGAGGCATCCTGCCGGTTGGCGATACCGTTCTGTATGGCTGGCGGATCATTCCACTGATCGATCGTGGAGGTGACTTTTTCATCCTGAAAATGGATCAAGTCGTCCACTTTTACGGATTCATGGTAGCGGCGATGGTCATGCATCAATTGATCGCGAAACGCAGTGTGGATTGGGTTCATCCTGGGATGCTTATATTCTTTGCTGCGATTGGCAGCCTTGGTTTAAGTGCAGTTAACGAAATCATCGAGTTTTTAGCATTTGCCACCCTGGAGGAGACCGGGGTAGGCGACATCTATAACATGGGTCTGGATTTGATCTTTAATGCACTTGGTGCCGTTGTCGGAGCAACATTTCAACAATTTCGGTTTTCCCGAAATCAATAA
- a CDS encoding helix-turn-helix transcriptional regulator, with the protein MSIAPDNLSVTPIVSDYPRTPELPENDMKHGTLHRIREVRQQQGVSLRTVAKQMKLTMSKVREQEKPDSDLKLSDLLRWQNILEVPLVDLLQDIDLPLSRPVMERAQMIKLMKTAVSIAEQPEQAKSNGVKRLAKMLTDQLVNIMPELSEVGGWHSVGQQRSRNEYGRIFERRLCDDFSLPFPDE; encoded by the coding sequence ATGTCGATCGCCCCAGATAACTTGTCAGTCACGCCCATTGTTTCTGATTACCCGCGCACCCCGGAATTGCCGGAGAATGACATGAAGCACGGAACACTTCATCGCATCCGAGAGGTGCGGCAACAACAGGGAGTTTCGTTGCGAACCGTGGCAAAACAGATGAAGCTCACCATGTCAAAGGTCAGAGAACAAGAAAAACCTGACTCAGATCTGAAGTTGAGCGACTTATTACGATGGCAGAACATCCTTGAGGTACCCCTTGTCGACCTGCTGCAAGACATCGACTTACCCCTTTCACGTCCGGTGATGGAACGCGCTCAAATGATCAAGCTTATGAAAACGGCTGTTTCCATCGCCGAGCAACCTGAACAAGCTAAGTCTAACGGCGTTAAACGACTGGCGAAGATGCTCACCGACCAGTTGGTCAACATAATGCCTGAGTTATCGGAAGTCGGCGGCTGGCATTCGGTTGGCCAACAACGAAGTCGCAATGAATATGGTCGAATCTTTGAGCGCAGACTCTGCGACGACTTCTCCTTACCTTTCCCTGACGAGTGA
- a CDS encoding alpha-galactosidase — protein MPGTPLNESRPIFKLTAPFLFACVAFLLTPLTASHAASELVLSREFQVSALHNMPGPDSHPGLQFQQTNHLEKKAFEWQVQLQAPAGQESPLYQNVNSANFSVRFPSTKGVIIHWNLGSHSQTTDFQPQSKALAVSEPFLLESFGGRSSDGVMPYFNLATDEGGLIFAVGWSGDWRASFTLQPNGKIQITAGLKRSRFKLDREEHVRLPSVLAMSYRGSWIDGQNQFRRLMLNHFTPLGRAPMTLMPVAASVHGLLGFNLTTEKNLTLLADHIATLKLPINTFWLDAGWNEGGFPGGQGNPNADPIRFPRGLTPVGKAVREKGMKFLAWFEPERVMRGSWLDREHPDWLLSPSNTPAELRYMEKDGFRLLDLGNPAARRWAIDHISQQLREADISIYRQDFNQYPAFFWHTDERPNEVGLREIRYVNGLYDFLDTLARRHPELIIDNCASGGRRLDFELMRRSVVLWRSDSCWGDNSFPRNVQAMTHGLSHWLPLHGLGAHTTDQIALRSGMGTCGSFPVNFHNPDAVTALRRHLKRYLKVRALFSADFYPLTKWSDDPTDWLGFQFHDSAKEEGIIQLFCGPNPTQQTYELKPQALNANKNYTITNWDSPNAVINLSGDQLSRSGIRFSGRDVNQAIVLHYRSHTRTAK, from the coding sequence ATGCCGGGGACACCCCTGAACGAATCGCGACCCATTTTCAAATTAACCGCTCCCTTCCTTTTCGCTTGTGTCGCATTCCTACTAACTCCACTCACCGCATCCCATGCTGCGTCCGAACTGGTACTCTCGCGTGAATTCCAGGTCAGTGCACTTCACAATATGCCGGGCCCCGATTCGCATCCTGGCTTACAGTTCCAACAAACAAATCACCTTGAGAAGAAGGCCTTCGAATGGCAGGTACAACTGCAAGCTCCTGCCGGCCAAGAATCGCCACTCTACCAGAATGTTAACTCCGCCAATTTCAGCGTAAGATTCCCGTCAACGAAAGGAGTAATCATTCACTGGAACCTGGGAAGCCATTCTCAAACGACAGATTTCCAGCCGCAATCGAAAGCTCTAGCCGTCAGCGAGCCATTCCTGCTGGAGTCTTTCGGCGGACGGTCCTCGGATGGTGTCATGCCTTATTTCAACCTCGCCACTGACGAGGGTGGACTCATCTTTGCTGTGGGATGGTCCGGCGACTGGAGAGCATCTTTCACGCTGCAGCCCAATGGAAAAATTCAGATTACAGCAGGACTCAAACGTTCGCGATTCAAACTGGATCGTGAGGAACACGTGAGGTTGCCCTCGGTACTCGCAATGAGTTACCGAGGATCTTGGATCGACGGACAAAATCAATTCCGCCGCCTCATGTTAAACCATTTCACACCACTGGGCCGAGCCCCGATGACCTTGATGCCGGTGGCAGCAAGCGTCCACGGCCTGCTTGGCTTCAACCTTACCACCGAGAAAAATCTCACCTTACTCGCTGATCACATTGCCACATTAAAACTTCCAATCAATACATTCTGGTTGGATGCCGGATGGAATGAGGGCGGCTTTCCAGGCGGACAAGGTAACCCAAATGCCGATCCCATACGATTCCCGCGTGGCTTAACGCCCGTGGGCAAAGCAGTCCGAGAGAAGGGCATGAAATTCCTCGCCTGGTTCGAGCCAGAACGCGTCATGCGAGGCAGTTGGCTCGACCGCGAACACCCCGATTGGTTACTCTCCCCGAGCAATACTCCTGCCGAACTGCGTTATATGGAAAAAGACGGGTTTCGCCTGCTCGATCTCGGCAATCCCGCTGCACGCCGATGGGCCATCGATCATATTTCCCAACAGCTCCGTGAGGCAGACATTTCGATTTATCGCCAAGACTTCAATCAATATCCAGCGTTCTTCTGGCACACCGACGAACGCCCAAATGAAGTCGGTCTTCGCGAAATTCGCTATGTGAACGGACTCTATGATTTCTTGGACACGTTGGCGCGACGACATCCAGAATTAATCATCGACAATTGCGCATCTGGAGGTAGACGCCTGGATTTCGAACTGATGCGTCGATCCGTCGTCTTGTGGCGGAGTGACAGTTGTTGGGGTGACAACTCGTTCCCTCGCAACGTCCAGGCCATGACGCATGGCTTGTCCCATTGGCTACCACTTCACGGCCTTGGAGCACATACAACCGATCAGATCGCGTTGCGAAGCGGAATGGGAACGTGTGGATCCTTTCCCGTGAACTTTCATAATCCGGACGCAGTGACAGCTCTGCGCAGACACCTGAAACGCTACCTGAAAGTACGTGCACTCTTTTCTGCCGACTTCTATCCATTGACCAAGTGGAGCGATGACCCCACAGACTGGCTCGGATTTCAGTTTCACGACTCGGCCAAAGAAGAAGGTATCATCCAACTTTTTTGTGGACCGAATCCGACCCAGCAAACCTATGAGCTCAAACCCCAAGCGCTCAATGCAAACAAGAATTATACAATCACCAACTGGGACAGCCCGAACGCGGTAATTAACTTGAGTGGCGATCAACTAAGCCGATCGGGAATACGATTCAGCGGCCGTGATGTCAATCAAGCCATTGTCCTCCATTACAGATCCCACACTCGCACCGCGAAGTAA
- a CDS encoding cysteine peptidase family C39 domain-containing protein, whose amino-acid sequence MISSFSLHRFIWTLTGVTLTLVTLLALPCLGSASSTLQGSQASGETKTANSTEAAAQLARRRAACGFNCLYLLLRLSHKEIDTEQLEHSLTISDTGNSFLSLKQASQEFGVPGTIVRASASELQQFEMPLILLVDSQVIDELGDVEMGRAAPDFSQVGHYYLLTRASSENIELIDGTTGECVLLSTADINPNWIQAVFVPSRPFSTGRWLLIALTVSLTLLTVAVYWRYQSVNVWIE is encoded by the coding sequence ATGATAAGTTCTTTCTCGTTGCACCGTTTCATTTGGACTCTCACTGGAGTGACCCTCACTTTAGTGACTCTCCTCGCGCTTCCATGTTTGGGAAGCGCGAGCTCCACTTTGCAGGGCAGCCAAGCGTCTGGTGAAACAAAAACCGCCAATTCAACTGAGGCTGCTGCTCAATTAGCGCGCCGTCGGGCTGCATGCGGCTTTAATTGTCTTTACCTTCTATTGCGGTTATCCCACAAAGAGATTGACACCGAACAGTTAGAGCACTCTTTGACTATTTCCGACACAGGTAACAGCTTTCTGAGTCTGAAGCAGGCTAGCCAGGAATTCGGAGTGCCAGGAACGATTGTTCGAGCCAGTGCTTCGGAGCTGCAGCAATTTGAAATGCCGCTGATTCTCCTCGTCGATTCCCAGGTGATTGACGAATTAGGCGACGTTGAGATGGGACGAGCGGCTCCTGATTTCAGCCAAGTCGGGCATTACTACTTGTTGACCCGTGCCTCTTCCGAAAATATCGAACTGATCGATGGAACGACAGGGGAATGCGTGCTTTTGTCGACAGCTGACATTAATCCGAATTGGATTCAAGCCGTGTTTGTGCCAAGTCGCCCGTTCTCGACGGGGAGGTGGCTATTAATCGCGTTGACGGTTTCTTTGACACTTCTGACGGTCGCCGTTTATTGGAGGTATCAATCGGTAAATGTATGGATCGAATGA
- a CDS encoding cupin-like domain-containing protein, translating to MGRRRQVLFQVSGRKKIYFVAPKDGRRVGLNPILSELNLASTKTDLFNESPATFDDDDGTVYETVWEPREVIYWPPFWLHNVQILDDFNLAINVRISEINVNGLMIRQ from the coding sequence TTGGGGAGGCGAAGGCAAGTTTTATTCCAAGTTTCAGGGCGCAAGAAAATCTACTTTGTCGCACCTAAAGATGGCCGCCGTGTAGGGCTAAACCCCATTCTTTCTGAGCTGAATCTAGCCTCGACGAAAACAGATTTGTTCAACGAAAGCCCAGCCACGTTTGATGACGATGACGGAACCGTTTATGAAACCGTTTGGGAGCCGCGTGAAGTCATTTACTGGCCACCTTTCTGGTTGCACAATGTTCAAATCCTTGATGATTTCAACCTTGCCATCAATGTGCGCATCAGTGAGATCAATGTAAACGGTTTAATGATCAGGCAATAG